The proteins below are encoded in one region of Aspergillus nidulans FGSC A4 chromosome III:
- a CDS encoding uncharacterized protein (transcript_id=CADANIAT00005826) codes for MTIVTQLALPRPSAVDPPLAETRRNKIPENRNWQEHVNSVFEGILAARGRLVRRDAKIEIIGASEGGLGAVRYLVRNWPAWRDNISALCLANPLHTKSFDLISSEPNTTGSKNAGLDSASFPSFVSSRCRAAYESPEFCEAQLIVRDIREEEVVSESNGGANGA; via the exons ATGACTATCGTTACTCAGTTAGCCTTACCTCGCCCGTCAGCTGTTGATCCGCCTCTGGCGGAGACTAGGAGGAACAAGATCCCTGAGAATAGAAATTGGCAGGAACATGTTAACTCTGTTTTTGAGGGAATTCTCGCAGCTCGTGGAAGGCTTGTGAGGAGGGATGCGAAAATTGAAATTATTGGTGCTTCAGAAGGGGGACTTGGTGCGGTTAGGTATCTGGTAAGGAATT GGCCCGCCTGGCGCGACAATATCTCAGCACTCTGCCTCGCTAACCCGCTACACACTAAATCCTTCGACCTCATCTCTTCCGAACCCAACACTACCGGAAGCAAGAACGCAGGTTTAGACTCTGCATCTTTCCCATCCTTCGTATCCTCCCGCTGTCGTGC AGCTTATGAAAGCCCTGAATTTTGTGAAGCGCAGCTTATTGTCCGCGACATTcgagaagaggaggttgtttCGGAAAGCAATGGGGGTGCGAATGGGGCGTGA
- a CDS encoding DASH complex subunit SPC19 (transcript_id=CADANIAT00005823), giving the protein MAMSLANSVSSLHSSLGLVDDSIAILDSGVSDFPRISKVLQTTRHFELLPEPTIREAQKALLDEITPSIAHLLSLASNHVEKLSRREQGLRAKCELQEGRLNSESRKTSTRGQRHTASGEAGSAAKALELRRLVQKKERLKYAVERLELQSTQRERQLRKSMAFY; this is encoded by the exons ATGGCAATGTCACTCGCAAACTCAGTCAGTTCCCTCCACTCCTCACTCGGTCTAGTCGACGATTCCATCGCTATCCTCGACTCTGGCGTCAGCGACTTCCCACGCATTTCCAAAGTCCTGCAAACAACAAGG CACTTCGAGCTTCTCCCCGAACCAACCATCCGTGAAGCCCAAAAGGCCCTCTTAGACGAAATCACCCCAAGCATCGCACACTTGCTCTCCCTCGCCTCAAACCACGTTGAAAAGCTTTCTCGTCGCGAACAAGGTCTCCGTGCGAAATGTGAACTGCAGGAGGGAAGACTTAACTCCGAGAGCCGCAAAACCTCGACACGCGGACAGAGACATACAGCCAGTGGAGAGGCTGGTTCCGCAGCGAAAGCGCTCGAGTTGAGAAGATTGGTTCAGAAGAAAGAGCGGCTTAAGTATGCCGTTGAACGTCTGGAGCTGCAAAGTACGCAGAGAGAACggcagttgaggaagagTATGGCTTTTTATTAA
- a CDS encoding F1F0 ATP synthase subunit i (transcript_id=CADANIAT00005824) has product MASLLPKKFPTPIAKPLGPFFAAGLVILYGINSASNAMANSAEYKNDPRNPNRQAAKH; this is encoded by the exons ATGGCCTCTCTCCTCCCTAAGAAGTTTCCTACGCCCATCG CCAAGCCCCTCGGGCCCTTCTTCGCTGCCG GTCTGGTCATCCTCTACGGCATCAACTCGGCCTCCAATGCCATGGCCAACT CCGCCGAGTACAAGAACGACCCTCGCAACCCCAATCGCCAGGCCGCTAAGCACTAG
- a CDS encoding mitochondrial 37S ribosomal protein uS14m (transcript_id=CADANIAT00005825), producing the protein MSQFRAKKLDIGGFINIRVIRDHTKRKVFEQYEPERQALRYIIRNTTLPQRVRAQAQLQLSQMHAYTRSTQIKNRCVAGGTARSVFRDFRIGRYQFRQQALAGELPGVKKASW; encoded by the exons ATGTCACAGTTCCGCGCCAAGAAGCTCGACATTGGAGGCTTCATCAACATCCGTGTTATCCGTGATCACACTAAGCGTAAGGTTTTCGAACAATATGAGCCTGAACG ACAAGCCCTCCGCTACATAATCCGAAACACCACGCTGCCCCAGCGTGTCCGCGCCCAGGCCCAACTGCAGCTCTCGCAAATGCACGCCTACACCCGGTCTACGCAAATCAAGAACCGCTGTGTGGCGGGAGGTACAGCCAGGAGTGTTTTCCGAGACTTCAGGATTGGAAGA TATCAATTCCGCCAACAGGCGCTCGCGGGTGAGCTACCGGGAGTGAAGAAGGCTAGTTGGTAG